The DNA region CAGCCGCGCGATACCATCGACATGCGTACGCTAGGCTACTCGCACGGGCCGGACGACGCGCCGATCACGGTCTACGAATTCTCCGACTTCGGCTGTCCATACTGCGCGAAGTTCGCCCTCGAGACGTATCCGGAGCTGCATCGTGAGTTCGTTACCACCGGCAGGGTGCGCTGGACCTACGTACCGTTCGTGATGGGGACGTTTCCCAACGGCGGCGAGGCGGCGCGTGCGGCGGAATGCGCGGGCGAGCAGGACGACTTCTGGGTCATGCATGATCGGTTGTTCCAGGGGCAGCGCGAGTGGAAGGGCAGCCGCGATGCCCACGCGCTTTTCCAGAGCTACGCCCGCGAGCTGAGCCTCGATGTCGAGCGCTTCGCCTCCTGCTACCGCGAAGATCGCGGGGGTGAGCGGCTCGCGCTGCAGAACTACGTCGCTGACGCACTGCGGGTGCGTGCGACGCCGTCGTTCTTCATCAACGGCCGACTGGTGGAGGGCGCACTGCCCATCGAGGCGTTCCGGGAGATT from Longimicrobiales bacterium includes:
- a CDS encoding thioredoxin domain-containing protein, which codes for MSGDVEVKDTGSGFGKRVLVVVLAVAVLAVAIVLTEGSRRGGPAGSTARAAGAQPRDTIDMRTLGYSHGPDDAPITVYEFSDFGCPYCAKFALETYPELHREFVTTGRVRWTYVPFVMGTFPNGGEAARAAECAGEQDDFWVMHDRLFQGQREWKGSRDAHALFQSYARELSLDVERFASCYREDRGGERLALQNYVADALRVRATPSFFINGRLVEGALPIEAFREILTTLAAQ